The Arachis ipaensis cultivar K30076 chromosome B07, Araip1.1, whole genome shotgun sequence genome includes a window with the following:
- the LOC110264613 gene encoding uncharacterized protein LOC110264613, which yields MHIEKNVCDNIVFTIMNEKGKSKDHIKARRDLQLMGIKHDLWPRDDGKYPSAIFTMTNPQKELFLRTIKNVVFPDGYSSNIFRCVDLRHRKLSGMKSHDCHILMEYLLSIALKNALPAPVSSVLVDLSSFFCRLCIKSIDPQQLPLLQNHVVHTLCRMEMIFPPSFFTVMVHLTVHLVEEVRLGGPVHYRWMYPIERYLCCLKQYVRNRSQPEGSIAEGYLSEEILVFCLRYLDNVESRINQPLRVDDQPREVMYDESATMFPEVGKAVGAASF from the exons atgcacatagagaagaatgtgTGCGACAACATAGTTTTCACCATAATGAACGAGAAAGGTAAGTCTAAAGATCACATTAAAGCTCGAAGAGACCTCCAGTTGATGGGAATAAAGCATGATTTGTGGCCACGGGACGACGGAAAGTACCCATCCGCCATCTTTACTATGACCAATCCACAGAAGGAGCTCTTTCTAAGGACTATCAAGAATGTCGTCTTTCCAGATGGATACTCTAGCAACATTTTCCGCTGTGTGGACTTACGACATCGCAAGTTGTCGGGCATGAAAAGCCACGACTGTCACATTCTAATGGAATATCTACTTTCAATCGCGTTAAAGAATGCATTGCCTGCCCCAGTGTCTTCTGTCCTGGTGGATTTATCATCCTTTTTTTGCCGATTATGCATCAAATCCATAGACCCTCAACAACTTCCTCTCCTTCAGAATCACGTGGTTCATACTCTGTGTCGCATGGAGATgattttccctccttctttcttcacaGTGATGGTTCACTTGACAGTGCATTTGGTCGAGGAGGTGCGTCTCGGTGGCCCAGTGCATTATCGGTGGATGTACCCAATTGAACG GTACCTATGCTGTCTCAAGCAGTACGTGCGTAACAGATCACAACCAGAGGGCTCAATTGCAGAGGGATACTTATCTGAGGAGATTCTCGTATTCTGTTTAAGGTACTTAGATAATGTCGAGAGTAGGATTAATCAACCATTGCGTGTTGACGATCAACCGCGTGAAGTCATGTATGATGAGAGTGCAACCATGTTCCCAGAGGTTGGAAAGGCGGTCGGGGCTGCTTCTTTTTAA